CGCGGGCGCTCGACGCGATCGACCTCCAGGTTCGGTCGGGGCGGGGGTCGGCGGGCCTGAGCGCGTTCCTCGGCCGGATGGGCATCCGGTACGTGCTGGTCCGCAACGACCTGCGGCGCGAGACGCTGCGCGGCGGCTGGCCCGCCCGCGTCCACCAGACGCTGGAGGACTCGCCGGGCCTGCGCCGGGTCGCCGCGTTCGGCGGTCCGGTGGGCTTCGACACCGGCGACGCCGTGTCCGCCGCCGACCAGGCGTTCCCGGCCCTGGAGGTCTACGAGGTCGAGGGCGCCGCGGCCGTGGCGAACCTCGCCGAGGCGTCCAGTCCCGTCCGCGTGTACGGGGGGCCGGAGTCGCTGCTGGCGATGGCCGACGACGGCGCGCTCCCCGAGGGGCCCGTCCTGCTGAACGACGACGCCCCCGGCCTGGAGGGGCGCCCGGTGGTGACCGACTCGCCCCGGCTGATCCGCCGCCACTTCGGCGAGCTGCACCTGACGTCCCCGACGATGACGGCCGCGCACCGCCGCGAGGCCACCGACGTCCTCGACGACGGCTGGAAGAAGTACGCCACCCACGTGACCTACGGCGGCGGCGTCCGCGACATCACCGCCTCCAGCTCCGCGTCGGACGAGGACGGCGTCCCGCAAACCCAGAAGCCGGACGCGATGCCGTACGCCGCGTTCGACGGCAACCAGTTCACCGCCTGGGAGACCGGCGGCTGGGACGGCCCCGTCGGGCAGTGGCTGCGCGTCGACTTCGACGAGCCGAAGGAGGTGCCGAGCCTGATGGCGGCGTTCGTCCAGAACGCCGCGCTCGGCCCTCCCGTCACGCGCGTCCAGGTCGAGACCGAGGGCGGGACGGTGGCGCAGGACGTGGAGCGGACCGCGCTTCCGCAGCCGCTGCGCGCCCCCGAGGGCCCCACCCGCTGGCTGCGGCTGCGCATCACCCGCCTCGCCTCCGAACCGGCCGTTCCGGCCTTCGCGCGGGCGGGCGTGGCGGAGCTGTCCATCGGCGGGGTGAACCCGACCCGCACGTTCACGCTGCCCGCGCCCTCCGGGATCGACGGCCCGGCCACGTATGTGATGGACCGCAGGCCCGGCGCCAGGGACGAGTGCATGGAGGGCGCGCAGCGCCGGGTGTGCTCGCCGTCGCTCGGCTCCGGGGACGAGGAGGGCGCCGGCTTCGACCGGACGTTCACGTCCGCGGCGGCCGGCAGGGTCCCCGTCACGGGCACGGCCGTCCTCACCGACCCCGCGCTGATCGAGCGGTACACGGCGGTCGCCGGTCAGCCCGCCGTCAGCGCGACCTCGACGATCTCGCGGCACCCGTCCGCCCAGCCGAGGTCCGGCTTCGACGGCGACCCCGCCACGACCTGGGTCGCGTCGGACGAGGAGGACGCCCCCGCCTTCGCCGTCCGGTGGCGGAGGCCGGCGCGGCTCTCGACGATCACCCTCCAGCGCCCGCCCGGGGCGTCCGGCCCGGTCCGGCTGCGGATCGAGGGCGCCGGCGAGCAGGTGCGGGAGGGGCTGACGGACGCGCAGGGGCGGCTGTCGTTCGCTCCGATGACCACCGACCGGCTGAAGATCACCATCTTCCGGGAGAGCCAGGTCCCGCCGGTGCAGGTGACCGATCTGGTCATCCCCGGCGTGCAGCCGCTCCCGGACGTGCGCACCTACCCGCTGAAGCTGCCGTGCGGGTACGGGCCGAAGCTGCGCGCGGGCCCGGCCGGGACCCGGGGCTCCCTGATCCAGACGCGGGCCGTCGGCACGCTCGGCGACCTGCTCGCGGGCCGTCCCCTGACGTTCACCGCGTGCCGGCGGGCGACGCTGGCGGAGGGGGCGAACCGGCTGGCCGCCGAGCCGCTCGACGCCTTCCGCATCGACACGGTGACGGTCGGCGCCAAGCCGGCCGAGGAGGAGGCGGCCGGGGCGCCGCGTCCGGTGAAGATCCGCAGCTGGGGGCCCGGCTCCCGCGAGCTGGAGGTGGACGCCGCCGCGACCTCGTTCCTGATGGTGAACGAGAACTTCAACGAGGGCTGGACCGCCGCGGTGGGCGGGAAGGAGCTGCGGCCCGTCCGGCTGGACGGGTGGAAGCAGGGCTGGATCGTTCCCGCGGGCACCAGCGGCGTCGTCGAGCTGACCTACGGGCCCGACCGGGCGCAGCGGATCGCCGTCGTCGTGGGGCTCAACCTGCTGCTCCTCCTGTTGATCGTCGCGGTGTGGCCCCGCCGGGCCGGGGACCGCGGCGGGACGGCCCCGCCGGTCCGCGCCGCCGTGGCCGGGACCGGCTGGCCCGCGTGGGCGGCGGTCGGGCTCGCGGCGGCGCTCGGCGGCTGGATCGCCGGGGCGCCCGGCCTCGCCGTCGCGGCCGCCGTCGCCGCCGGCTGCGGCTGGGCGCGGACCCGCCGCTCCGCCGCCGTCCGCGCCCTGGCGTCGCCGTGGACGATCGCGGTCGCCATGCTCGCCGGGGCGGGCTGCCTCGCCGCCGGGGCGTGGCTGGACCTGATCGACAACCCCGGGTCCCCGTCGGGGGCGCTGGGGGACCTCGCGCCGCAGCTGCTCGGGGTCGCCATCGTCGGGCGGATCGCGGCGGAGCTGTGGCGGCCGCCGCCCGCCGGCGGCGACTCGCGCGGCCCGATCGCGCTCAGCTGGACGGCGCCGGGTCAGGGGCCCGGGGAGAACGGTCACGGCGGGTCAGCCACTGGACCGGCCGCTCGATCAGGTGGTAGCTCAGCGTCCCCGCTGCGATGGACGCCGCGGCCATCAGCGGAAGATCCGTCGCCACGTCCCCCCGGAAAACCCGGTCCGCGGCCTCGTACCAGGCAACGATGATCAGCAGCTGCCACAGGAACACCCCGTAGGAGATCCGGCCGAGGAACCGCATCACCGGGTTGCCGAGGACGGCGCCGATCGCGGGCTGCCCCGCCGGGGCCAGCGCCACCGGGGCGAGCAGCGCCGCCGCGCACAGACCGCCCACGACGAGGTGCAGGGTGGACGTCCAGAACTGGTCGGGCACCTGCAGGGTGACGGGCCCGGTCGCGGGGGTGGCGGCCACCACGTACAGCATCGCCGCCGCGATCCAGCACGCCGCCCAGGAGTCCGAGACGGCCCGGCACGCCCACGCGACGGGGCGCCGCTCGTCCAGCCGCGCCCACACCGTCACCACCGCGAGCGCCATTCCGATCGCGAACCAGACGAAGAACCGCGGCAGCCACAGGCCCATCAGCGGATGGCGCCCCTGGACGAACATGGCCGCCGTGTAGGGGAACGACAGCGCCCCGTACACCCCGATGCCGATCAGGAGGCGCCTGGCCCGGA
The sequence above is drawn from the Actinomadura hallensis genome and encodes:
- a CDS encoding alpha-(1->3)-arabinofuranosyltransferase domain-containing protein, with product MAVGEADPPRTGAPRPLPGGGTPDGADLGERLRERLRVLACCLTLTALAFATRPGEILADTKIDMAVNPLGFLGRALHLWDPEQFGQLQNQAVGYLFPMGPFFALGDVAGMPAWITQRLWTSLLLCVAFVGMWRLAGRLGIGGPSARMFAAMAYALAPNGLATLGQISSEYMPVAMLPWIVLPLAAAASGETGRVRAAARSGLAIACCGGINATATVAVLVVPFLYVLTRPRGSFRMRLLAWWSAASAAATAWWLVPLLLTGTYGFSWLTYTEKAETTTGPTGVINVLRGAERWVNYLFVDGQVWWPVGHALSVSPLPILFTGAVAALGLAGLLGRLLPERTFLVVTLLAGVAIMSAGHLGDLPGPFAAQVRDLLDGPLAPLRNLHKFDAVVRLPLALGLAHLLAVATVRHREGRARDGRVRSLGGAAPAGARVLRALVSLPVAAAVALGGVGVTAVSHGLSGPGEFQDVPKYWRDAASWLNARAGQQGVLAVPGAPFGEYLWGRPMDDIVQPLLTARWGVRQLVPAGSPGYTRALDAIDLQVRSGRGSAGLSAFLGRMGIRYVLVRNDLRRETLRGGWPARVHQTLEDSPGLRRVAAFGGPVGFDTGDAVSAADQAFPALEVYEVEGAAAVANLAEASSPVRVYGGPESLLAMADDGALPEGPVLLNDDAPGLEGRPVVTDSPRLIRRHFGELHLTSPTMTAAHRREATDVLDDGWKKYATHVTYGGGVRDITASSSASDEDGVPQTQKPDAMPYAAFDGNQFTAWETGGWDGPVGQWLRVDFDEPKEVPSLMAAFVQNAALGPPVTRVQVETEGGTVAQDVERTALPQPLRAPEGPTRWLRLRITRLASEPAVPAFARAGVAELSIGGVNPTRTFTLPAPSGIDGPATYVMDRRPGARDECMEGAQRRVCSPSLGSGDEEGAGFDRTFTSAAAGRVPVTGTAVLTDPALIERYTAVAGQPAVSATSTISRHPSAQPRSGFDGDPATTWVASDEEDAPAFAVRWRRPARLSTITLQRPPGASGPVRLRIEGAGEQVREGLTDAQGRLSFAPMTTDRLKITIFRESQVPPVQVTDLVIPGVQPLPDVRTYPLKLPCGYGPKLRAGPAGTRGSLIQTRAVGTLGDLLAGRPLTFTACRRATLAEGANRLAAEPLDAFRIDTVTVGAKPAEEEAAGAPRPVKIRSWGPGSRELEVDAAATSFLMVNENFNEGWTAAVGGKELRPVRLDGWKQGWIVPAGTSGVVELTYGPDRAQRIAVVVGLNLLLLLLIVAVWPRRAGDRGGTAPPVRAAVAGTGWPAWAAVGLAAALGGWIAGAPGLAVAAAVAAGCGWARTRRSAAVRALASPWTIAVAMLAGAGCLAAGAWLDLIDNPGSPSGALGDLAPQLLGVAIVGRIAAELWRPPPAGGDSRGPIALSWTAPGQGPGENGHGGSATGPAARSGGSSASPLRWTPRPSAEDPSPRPPGKPGPRPRTRQR